From a single Apium graveolens cultivar Ventura chromosome 2, ASM990537v1, whole genome shotgun sequence genomic region:
- the LOC141705808 gene encoding transcription factor bHLH93-like encodes MEYSGHDLLEELLSLRSDQWDLATNFPTEMNDFYNNIACSNFDHFLEYPFVNTTQPSCFEDFTNFPFDHQSLNVSNTFNDFYVPFGNNIPTSSVPQLTYGSCVNKIDTTPYIPLEEEYSLMSSIETQVDANSFKVELTQSPELPNFNNGVCSEKKTRGRKLNGEQSKNLMAERRRRKRLNDRLSMLRSVVPKITKMDRTSILGDTIDYMNELLQRIKNLQEEINDVGPNQHELTSASILKDVKPNEVLVRNSPKFDVERRNVDTRIEICCAAKPGLLLSTVTTLEALGLDIQHCVISCFNDFGMQASCSEEMEHIGDISPEDMKQALFRNAGYGGRCL; translated from the exons ATGGAGTATAGTGGTCATGATTTGTTAGAGGAACTCTTGTCTCTAAGAAGTGACCAGTGGGATTTAGCTACCAATTTTCCTACAGAAATGAATGATTTCTACAACAATATTGCTTGTAGTAACTTTGATCATTTTCTAGAGTATCCTTTTGTTAACACTACACAACCTTCTTGTTTTGAAGATTTTACAAATTTCCCATTTGATCATCAGAGCCTCAACGTCTCCAACACATTTAATGATTTTTATGTCCCGTTCGGAAATAACATCCCAACATCATCAGTCCCACAACTCACCTATGGTTCGTGTGTAAACAAGATTGATACAACCCCGTATATTCCTCTGGAAGAAGAGTACTCATTGATGTCAAGTATTGAGACACAAGTGGATGCTAATTCTTTTAAAGTGGAGCTAACTCAATCCCCTGAGTTGCCTAATTTCAACAATGGAGTTTGCTCTGAAAAAAAGACTAGAGGTAGAAAACTGAACGGAGAGCAATCAAAAAATCTAATGGCTGAAAGAAGGCGCAGAAAACGTCTCAACGACCGGCTTTCCATGCTTAGATCTGTTGTTCCTAAGATCACCAAG ATGGACAGAACATCAATACTTGGAGATACTATAGATTACATGAATGAACTTCTGCAGAGAATCAAGAATCTGCAGGAAGAAATTAATGATGTCGGTCCAAACCAACATGAACTAACCTCAGCATCAATCTTAAAAGATGTAAAGCCTAATGAAGTTCTAGTAAGAAATTCACCAAAG TTTGATGTGGAAAGGAGAAATGTGGATACCCGAATAGAAATATGTTGTGCTGCGAAGCCAGGTTTATTGTTATCTACTGTGACAACATTAGAAGCATTAGGCCTTGATATTCAACATTGTGTCATTAGCTGCTTTAATGACTTTGGAATGCAAGCTTCTTGTTCAGAG GAGATGGAGCACATAGGAGATATAAGTCCTGAGGATATGAAGCAAGCATTATTTAGAAATGCAGGGTATGGAGGAAGGTGTTTGTAG